In one window of Tachypleus tridentatus isolate NWPU-2018 chromosome 2, ASM421037v1, whole genome shotgun sequence DNA:
- the LOC143244042 gene encoding exocyst complex component 6-like isoform X4 — translation MTWDWATYFHDYGQENSKYLRVNSQVAVVLLEKYDVRKMDFVLSVRRARQSNQLSE, via the exons ATGACATGGGACTGGGCAACCTACTTTCATGACTATGGACAAGAAAATAGCAAGTATTTAAGGGTAAACTCACAGGTTGCTGTTGTTCTGCTTGAAAA gtatgatgtaaggaagatggactttgttttgagtgtgcgcagagccagacaaagtaaccaactgagtgagtga
- the LOC143244042 gene encoding uncharacterized protein LOC143244042 isoform X3 encodes MSGEMCLLIQNLLEGLKKVHSRCALLILSSKLKTLKIYMLHSLEIRSFMAVRSFHDMGLGNLLS; translated from the exons ATGAGTGGTGAAATG TGTTTACTAATTCAGAACCTGTTAGAGGGTTTGAAGAAGGTGCACTCCAGATGTGCTTTGCTGATCTTAAGCAG taaactgaaaacattgaagatctacatgttgcattctttggaaataagaagctttatggctgtcag ATCTTTTCATGACATGGGACTGGGCAACCTACTTTCATGA